A genome region from Leptospiraceae bacterium includes the following:
- a CDS encoding ubiquinone/menaquinone biosynthesis methyltransferase has protein sequence MTEFKMPDTQVKAEFVRTNFDVIASKYDLFNDLNSFFLHRHWKNSIISLIKKTFPNTNLDCLDLCCGTGDISIRLTNLNLSKEVYSVDFSEKMLKVARQRLQNISKSKVEIGDATNLKNLASNKFDVVTVGFGLRNVDNLEKSLSEIYRVLKPGGLFINLDVGKVKNPVIRFFADFYFFRIVPLLGYIIWGAKNDMFDYLPVSSLSYPDQDSLERLIKKSNFQNVSYKNFVFGNVAMHWGRKL, from the coding sequence ATGACTGAATTTAAAATGCCAGACACACAAGTCAAAGCAGAATTTGTGCGTACTAATTTTGATGTGATCGCTTCTAAGTATGATTTATTCAATGATCTAAATAGTTTTTTTCTTCATAGACATTGGAAAAACTCAATTATCTCCTTAATTAAAAAAACATTTCCGAATACAAATCTAGACTGCTTAGATTTATGTTGCGGAACCGGAGATATTTCGATTCGTTTAACTAATCTAAATCTTTCGAAAGAAGTTTACTCGGTTGATTTTTCTGAAAAAATGCTAAAAGTTGCCAGACAAAGGCTGCAAAATATTTCTAAATCCAAAGTTGAAATAGGAGATGCTACTAACTTAAAAAATTTAGCTTCAAATAAATTCGATGTTGTGACAGTTGGGTTCGGACTCAGAAATGTTGATAATCTTGAGAAATCCCTTTCAGAAATTTACAGAGTTCTAAAACCGGGAGGATTATTTATCAACTTAGATGTAGGAAAAGTAAAAAATCCAGTCATTCGTTTTTTTGCTGACTTTTACTTTTTTCGAATAGTTCCCCTACTAGGTTATATAATTTGGGGTGCAAAAAATGACATGTTCGACTACTTACCAGTATCCTCACTTTCTTATCCCGATCAAGATTCACTTGAAAGATTAATCAAAAAATCAAATTTTCAAAATGTCTCGTATAAAAATTTTGTATTCGGAAATGTGGCTATGCATTGGGGTAGAAAATTATAG